The uncultured Ilyobacter sp. genome has a segment encoding these proteins:
- a CDS encoding aminotransferase class IV yields the protein MNYLNGKYIETPFSEGELYGTGLFETICIYNRKPEYLLNHYKRVYKGCHSLDISFEMPYEEFQEIIFAYALRSKLDDFALRFTLLKRGTGYDLLIGSRKLVYTGKDYRKGFSLKTSPLRKNPTSPLTYIKSTCYSDNLISLKNSRSLGFNESLHLNFKGEVCEGAISNIFFIEDGTVKTPAIECGLLPGIMRAKVIEKLKEKNIPCEEGHYHLSQLIEADEVFITNSLMHIMWVNKLDDKVYLERKNTDEISNFFNKE from the coding sequence ATGAACTACTTAAACGGAAAATATATTGAAACTCCATTTTCAGAGGGAGAGCTCTATGGAACCGGACTATTTGAAACTATCTGCATCTACAACAGAAAACCTGAGTACCTCTTAAACCACTACAAAAGAGTTTATAAGGGATGTCATTCTTTAGACATTTCATTTGAAATGCCTTATGAAGAATTTCAAGAAATTATCTTTGCTTATGCCTTAAGATCTAAACTAGATGATTTCGCCCTGAGGTTCACACTCTTGAAAAGAGGAACCGGCTATGACCTTTTAATAGGTAGCAGAAAATTAGTCTACACCGGTAAGGATTACCGAAAGGGGTTTTCTCTAAAAACTTCCCCTTTGAGAAAAAATCCCACATCTCCCCTCACCTATATAAAGAGTACCTGTTACTCTGACAATCTCATCTCCCTAAAGAACTCAAGGTCTTTAGGATTTAATGAATCACTACATTTGAACTTCAAGGGAGAGGTTTGTGAAGGGGCAATAAGCAATATTTTTTTTATTGAAGACGGGACAGTAAAAACCCCGGCAATAGAGTGCGGACTCTTGCCGGGAATTATGAGGGCAAAGGTTATTGAAAAATTAAAAGAAAAAAATATTCCCTGTGAGGAAGGACATTACCATCTTTCTCAGCTTATAGAGGCTGACGAAGTTTTCATAACAAACTCTCTAATGCACATAATGTGGGTTAATAAATTAGATGATAAGGTCTATCTAGAAAGAAAAAATACAGATGAAATATCAAATTTTTTCAATAAAGAATAA
- a CDS encoding aminodeoxychorismate/anthranilate synthase component II, whose product MILMIDNYDSFTYNLVQYLEQLGEEVVVKRNNEIRSEEVEKLSPQMIIISPGPCTPDDAGISLEVIEKFKDKIPILGICLGHQSIAQVFGGKIIKAAEPVHGKVHEITHSDKGVFKNLNNPLRATRYHSLIVEKETLPKCLEITAFGPGGEIMGLKHRSYLIEGVQFHPEAILTEQGLELLGNFLRESKNYRGCKC is encoded by the coding sequence ATGATATTAATGATAGATAATTATGATTCTTTCACCTATAATCTCGTTCAGTACCTCGAGCAGTTAGGGGAAGAAGTCGTGGTAAAAAGAAATAATGAGATAAGATCAGAAGAGGTGGAAAAACTATCTCCCCAGATGATAATAATATCTCCAGGGCCATGTACTCCAGATGATGCAGGAATCAGCCTAGAGGTCATAGAAAAATTCAAGGATAAAATCCCCATCCTGGGAATCTGCCTGGGGCACCAGTCCATAGCCCAAGTTTTCGGTGGGAAGATCATAAAGGCGGCAGAGCCAGTCCACGGAAAGGTTCATGAGATAACTCATAGTGATAAAGGGGTTTTCAAGAACCTCAACAACCCACTCAGGGCTACGAGGTACCACTCTCTCATTGTGGAGAAGGAGACTCTCCCCAAGTGTCTGGAAATAACAGCCTTTGGCCCGGGTGGAGAGATCATGGGATTAAAACACAGGAGCTACCTCATAGAGGGAGTACAGTTCCATCCCGAGGCTATTCTCACAGAACAGGGGCTAGAACTTCTGGGGAATTTCCTGAGAGAATCTAAGAACTACAGGGGGTGCAAATGCTAG
- a CDS encoding SLC13 family permease — MDHALITIIILLFAAVMFIWEKLPLSVTAMIVALALTLTGVITPQEAFAGFVNKNVILFCAMFVVGGALFQTGMASKIGGLVTKFAKSERQLMAAIMIVVGLLSGLLSNTGTAAILMPVVIGICAKSGFSRSRLLMPLMLAAAMGGNMTLIGAPGNMIADSTLQKMFEGSSFGFFEFAKIGLPILTAGTIFFVLVGYKFLPERTDVKEETDDTSDIVENVKVVPEWKQYTSLAILVLTIVAMVFQKQIGIKLHIIGSIGALLLVVTGVMTEKEAFESIDLKTIFLFGGILPLAGALNNTGAGKMIAEAVTGFLGADSSPMVVLAVIFLLAAVLTNFMSNTATTALLAPIGVSIAQKLGADPRAVLMAIVIGGSCAYATPIGMPANAMIYGPGGYKFNDYVKSGLPLIGVSFVVSMILLPIFWPLFP; from the coding sequence ATGGATCATGCATTAATCACCATTATTATTCTTTTGTTTGCAGCTGTCATGTTTATATGGGAAAAACTTCCGTTATCAGTTACAGCTATGATAGTGGCGCTAGCTCTTACGCTGACTGGAGTAATAACCCCACAAGAAGCTTTTGCAGGTTTTGTAAACAAAAACGTTATACTCTTCTGTGCCATGTTTGTCGTTGGTGGAGCTCTATTTCAGACTGGTATGGCAAGTAAGATAGGTGGTCTTGTAACTAAATTTGCAAAAAGTGAGCGGCAACTTATGGCTGCCATCATGATTGTAGTAGGATTATTATCAGGGTTACTTTCTAATACAGGAACGGCGGCCATTCTTATGCCTGTTGTTATTGGAATATGTGCAAAATCAGGGTTCAGTAGATCCCGTCTTTTAATGCCTTTAATGCTTGCAGCTGCCATGGGTGGAAACATGACACTTATAGGAGCACCTGGAAACATGATCGCTGACAGTACTCTACAAAAAATGTTTGAAGGTTCAAGTTTCGGATTCTTTGAGTTTGCTAAAATAGGTTTGCCTATATTAACTGCCGGAACTATATTTTTCGTACTAGTTGGATATAAGTTCCTTCCTGAGAGAACTGATGTGAAGGAAGAAACCGATGATACTAGCGATATTGTAGAAAATGTAAAGGTTGTCCCTGAATGGAAGCAATACACGTCTCTAGCAATACTTGTATTGACAATTGTTGCCATGGTTTTTCAAAAACAAATTGGAATTAAATTGCACATAATAGGATCGATAGGAGCTCTGCTTCTAGTTGTAACCGGTGTTATGACAGAAAAAGAGGCATTTGAATCGATAGATTTAAAAACTATATTCCTTTTTGGAGGTATTTTACCTTTAGCCGGAGCTCTTAATAATACAGGTGCAGGTAAAATGATCGCTGAAGCAGTTACTGGATTTTTAGGAGCTGATTCGAGTCCTATGGTTGTTCTTGCTGTAATCTTTTTATTAGCTGCCGTACTTACAAACTTCATGTCTAATACGGCCACTACTGCATTATTAGCCCCAATAGGAGTTTCTATAGCTCAAAAATTAGGCGCTGATCCACGTGCGGTTCTGATGGCAATTGTAATCGGAGGTTCATGTGCGTACGCTACACCTATAGGAATGCCTGCAAATGCCATGATATACGGCCCTGGTGGATATAAATTTAATGACTATGTTAAATCTGGATTACCACTGATAGGAGTATCATTTGTAGTTAGTATGATTTTGCTTCCTATATTTTGGCCACTTTTCCCTTAA
- a CDS encoding 2-hydroxyacid dehydrogenase codes for MLVSIYLWKELDHFKKAIESLGKEFPGIEIKTYFTKEEKDYGDSDVILAVDMTMEEAKKASKMKAIFVPYTGLDEFPQKYLEERKIEIYHSYAKSKYVAERALTLALGIMGKVNEYDRDMRRGKWGPRTGNKNRWETLFDKRCALLGIGHIGQNIVALLKPFTDEIYTLDRGKRYPGVKKYFKTIEELAENCDVFFLSLPLNETTEGIIDEKILDKLQGKYLVNVGRGKTIEEKALYDSLRTDKLKGAGIEVWYDYPDRVEKECFPSKYPFQDLENIVMSPHVATFVKEDVWVYFDDIMDQLRNYIRKEDGKK; via the coding sequence ATGTTAGTCAGCATATATCTTTGGAAAGAACTAGACCACTTTAAGAAGGCAATAGAAAGCTTGGGGAAAGAGTTTCCAGGAATTGAGATAAAAACATATTTTACAAAGGAGGAAAAAGACTACGGCGATTCAGATGTTATCCTAGCAGTGGATATGACCATGGAGGAAGCAAAAAAAGCTTCCAAGATGAAAGCTATTTTTGTCCCATACACGGGACTTGATGAATTTCCACAAAAATACCTAGAAGAGAGAAAAATAGAAATATATCACAGCTATGCAAAATCAAAATATGTAGCAGAAAGAGCCCTCACCCTGGCTCTGGGAATAATGGGAAAAGTCAATGAATACGACAGGGATATGAGAAGGGGGAAATGGGGTCCGAGAACTGGAAATAAAAACCGGTGGGAGACTCTTTTTGACAAAAGGTGCGCCCTTCTGGGGATAGGACATATCGGTCAGAACATCGTAGCTCTGCTGAAGCCCTTCACTGATGAGATATATACCCTCGACAGGGGGAAACGTTATCCAGGTGTAAAAAAATATTTTAAGACCATAGAGGAACTGGCCGAGAACTGTGATGTCTTTTTCCTGTCTCTCCCTTTAAACGAAACCACAGAGGGTATAATAGATGAAAAAATTCTGGATAAACTTCAAGGAAAATACCTTGTAAATGTAGGCAGGGGAAAAACAATAGAGGAAAAGGCCCTTTATGACTCTTTGAGAACTGACAAGCTTAAAGGAGCAGGTATAGAGGTATGGTACGACTACCCAGACAGAGTAGAAAAAGAGTGTTTTCCATCCAAATATCCCTTCCAAGACCTGGAAAACATCGTAATGTCCCCTCATGTGGCAACCTTTGTAAAGGAAGATGTTTGGGTCTATTTTGATGATATAATGGATCAGCTCAGAAACTATATCAGAAAAGAAGATGGGAAGAAATAA
- a CDS encoding GntR family transcriptional regulator: MVKPIKMLPARDLVASKLRKAILTGKFKPGEELRQDKIAEMLGVSRMPVREAIRILTDEGLLKTSPNKSAVVSSVPENYIKEHFEVRILLECEAVARAVLNLDDLSEIISLNKEYKDAIIDNDIEQARLLNEAFHILIWDAARNLRLKSFLTQLWNGLSFMSGGMKYTYEEHEAIIEAFRKKDTEQAKNAMKIHLEHSMNNILKTENNNFI; encoded by the coding sequence ATGGTTAAGCCTATAAAAATGCTTCCAGCCAGAGATTTGGTTGCATCTAAGCTGAGAAAAGCTATTCTGACTGGAAAATTTAAACCTGGCGAAGAACTTAGACAAGATAAAATAGCAGAAATGTTAGGAGTATCACGTATGCCAGTTCGTGAAGCAATTCGAATACTAACTGATGAAGGTCTATTGAAGACGTCTCCTAATAAAAGTGCTGTTGTTTCAAGTGTACCTGAAAACTATATAAAAGAACATTTTGAAGTAAGAATTTTACTAGAATGTGAAGCTGTTGCCCGTGCAGTTTTAAATCTTGATGACTTATCTGAGATAATTTCACTTAATAAAGAGTATAAAGATGCTATTATTGACAACGATATTGAACAGGCTCGACTTCTGAATGAAGCTTTTCACATACTGATATGGGATGCTGCTAGAAATTTGAGATTAAAATCTTTTCTTACTCAACTTTGGAATGGTTTATCATTTATGTCAGGCGGTATGAAGTATACTTATGAAGAACATGAAGCGATTATAGAAGCATTTAGAAAAAAAGACACTGAACAGGCTAAAAATGCTATGAAAATACATCTTGAGCATAGCATGAATAATATTCTGAAAACAGAAAACAATAACTTTATTTAA
- a CDS encoding biotin/lipoyl-containing protein, whose translation MKTFKVVVNGNEYEVGVEEVKAGTSAPRAAAPKPVAPTPAPKPVTTAAGAGAGVNTVTAPMPGTIINVGCHAGAKVSKGDILVVLEAMKMENEIMAPHDGTVTEVRVQQGASVNAGDILVVLS comes from the coding sequence ATGAAAACTTTTAAAGTTGTTGTTAATGGAAATGAATATGAAGTAGGAGTAGAAGAAGTAAAGGCAGGAACATCGGCACCAAGAGCGGCAGCGCCGAAGCCAGTAGCACCAACACCGGCACCAAAACCGGTAACTACTGCAGCAGGGGCAGGAGCAGGAGTAAACACAGTAACTGCACCTATGCCTGGTACAATAATTAACGTAGGGTGTCACGCAGGAGCAAAAGTTTCTAAAGGTGATATCTTAGTAGTATTAGAAGCAATGAAAATGGAAAACGAAATTATGGCTCCTCATGACGGAACAGTTACTGAAGTAAGAGTACAACAGGGCGCTTCAGTTAATGCAGGAGATATACTAGTAGTATTATCTTAA
- a CDS encoding oxaloacetate decarboxylase subunit alpha — protein sequence MNKNKIKITETALRDGHQSLIATRLKTEEILPILEKMDQVGYYSLEVWGGATFDACIRFLNEDPWERLREMRKRVKNTKLQMLLRGQNLLGYRHYADDVVDKFIEKSLKNGIDIIRVFDALNDYRNLETAIKSIIKYNGHCQGCIAYTTSEIHTVDYFVEKVKELEKLGAHSICIKDMAGILLPEVAYELIKKIKSVTDLPIELHTHCTSGIASMLYMRAIEAGVDIIDTGISPFSGGTAQPATEVFAHVLKGSERDPELDLGLLSEIADYFKPIKEKYRSEGILNPKVMDVEPKTLSYQVPGGMLSNLLSQLEGQGASDRYEEVLEEVPRVRKDLGYPPLVTPLSQMVGTQAVFNVLVGERYKFVPKEIKDYVRGKYGQSPAPISQEIKEKIIGEEAPITHRPADDISPEFEKLKAEIGELAQSDEDVLIYALFPENAKEFLNKRFEELEEEKEYIMTVFI from the coding sequence TTGAATAAAAATAAGATTAAAATAACTGAGACGGCACTTAGAGACGGACATCAGTCCCTTATAGCAACGAGACTAAAAACTGAGGAAATTCTTCCTATTTTGGAAAAGATGGATCAGGTAGGATATTATTCTCTAGAGGTATGGGGCGGAGCTACATTTGATGCCTGTATAAGATTTCTAAATGAAGATCCTTGGGAAAGACTTAGAGAGATGAGAAAAAGAGTTAAGAATACAAAACTTCAGATGCTACTCCGTGGTCAAAATCTTCTTGGTTACAGACATTATGCAGATGATGTTGTTGATAAATTCATAGAAAAATCACTAAAAAATGGAATAGATATTATAAGAGTTTTTGACGCACTAAACGACTACAGAAACCTTGAAACTGCAATCAAATCCATTATTAAATATAACGGACACTGTCAAGGGTGTATCGCTTACACAACTAGTGAGATTCATACTGTAGATTACTTTGTAGAAAAAGTAAAAGAACTTGAAAAATTAGGTGCTCACTCAATCTGTATAAAGGATATGGCTGGAATATTACTTCCAGAAGTAGCCTATGAGTTAATAAAAAAGATAAAATCAGTAACTGATCTTCCTATTGAGCTTCATACTCACTGTACAAGTGGGATAGCATCGATGCTCTATATGAGGGCTATAGAGGCTGGAGTAGATATAATAGACACAGGTATATCACCTTTTTCAGGGGGGACAGCACAGCCTGCAACAGAAGTATTTGCCCATGTTTTAAAGGGAAGTGAAAGAGACCCAGAATTAGATCTTGGTCTTCTTTCAGAGATTGCAGATTACTTTAAGCCGATAAAAGAAAAGTACAGATCAGAAGGGATATTAAATCCAAAAGTAATGGATGTAGAGCCAAAGACACTTTCATACCAGGTTCCAGGTGGAATGCTTTCAAACCTTCTTTCGCAATTAGAAGGGCAGGGTGCATCTGACAGATATGAAGAGGTTCTTGAAGAGGTACCGAGAGTAAGAAAAGACCTCGGATATCCGCCTCTAGTAACTCCTCTTTCACAGATGGTTGGTACACAAGCAGTATTCAATGTACTTGTAGGAGAAAGATATAAATTTGTTCCTAAAGAGATAAAAGACTATGTAAGAGGAAAATATGGTCAGTCTCCGGCACCAATAAGCCAAGAGATAAAAGAGAAAATAATCGGAGAAGAGGCACCTATAACTCATAGACCGGCAGATGATATTTCTCCAGAATTTGAAAAGCTAAAAGCTGAGATAGGAGAGCTTGCTCAAAGTGACGAAGATGTATTAATATACGCTTTGTTCCCAGAAAATGCAAAAGAATTTTTAAATAAAAGATTTGAAGAGTTAGAAGAAGAGAAAGAATATATAATGACGGTATTCATCTAA
- the ttdA gene encoding L(+)-tartrate dehydratase subunit alpha: MTECIQIVNEDVQKMTDIMSKFIGLVGIELPKDVEDKLATLAKEETSKLGKVVYETMKTNQNLAKELRRPCCQDTGVLQFLIKCGENFPLMGKLESILREAVIDSTKVTPLRHNSVQTFDEYNTGLNVGFRTPSIFWEIEPDSDELEIYTYMAGGGCSLPGKAMVLMPGEGYEGVVKFVLDVMTSYGLNACPPLLVGVGVATSVETAALLSKKALMRPVGSKNPNEKAHLLETLLEDGINKIGLGPQGLNGAKSVMGVNVENAARHPSTIGVAVNVGCWSHRRGLIKFDKNLNYEILTHEGEL; encoded by the coding sequence ATGACTGAATGTATTCAGATTGTAAATGAAGATGTACAAAAAATGACCGACATAATGAGTAAGTTCATTGGGTTAGTTGGAATTGAATTACCAAAAGATGTGGAAGATAAGCTAGCTACTCTGGCCAAAGAGGAAACTTCTAAATTAGGAAAAGTAGTTTATGAAACTATGAAGACAAATCAGAACCTTGCCAAGGAATTGAGAAGACCTTGTTGCCAAGATACAGGAGTGTTACAGTTCCTGATTAAATGTGGAGAAAACTTTCCGCTTATGGGTAAACTTGAATCTATTTTAAGGGAGGCAGTTATTGACTCGACAAAGGTCACTCCACTAAGACATAACAGTGTACAAACTTTTGATGAATATAATACAGGTCTAAATGTAGGATTTAGAACTCCATCAATATTTTGGGAAATAGAGCCTGATTCAGATGAGCTAGAGATCTATACATACATGGCAGGTGGAGGATGTTCTCTTCCTGGAAAAGCTATGGTTTTAATGCCAGGAGAAGGCTATGAAGGTGTAGTTAAGTTTGTTCTTGATGTAATGACAAGCTACGGATTAAACGCATGCCCACCTCTATTGGTTGGAGTAGGAGTAGCAACATCAGTAGAAACAGCAGCATTACTCTCAAAAAAAGCATTAATGAGACCGGTAGGTTCTAAAAATCCTAATGAAAAAGCTCATTTATTAGAAACTTTATTAGAAGATGGTATTAACAAGATCGGACTTGGACCTCAAGGATTAAATGGAGCAAAATCTGTAATGGGTGTGAATGTTGAAAATGCAGCAAGACATCCGTCCACAATAGGTGTAGCGGTAAATGTTGGTTGCTGGTCACATAGAAGGGGACTTATAAAATTTGATAAAAATCTTAACTATGAAATCTTAACTCATGAGGGGGAACTATAA
- the pabB gene encoding aminodeoxychorismate synthase component I: MLVKELITTLDTGSLFKKFKDDRYPIILESQKDPGKLGRYSFIMSEPFLVIKSKEDSIEVWEESFKKTIKGDPLDTVQKLLDKYKVVEKSHIPFTGGAAGYLSYDLCHHIESLPKTVTDDVDIPDLFLGFYDGILAVDHLENKKYLIAHGFKEDAGKIIEKLKIKTEKEIGLHRDKTDEKETEFHSNMDKRSYLDSIQKVKDYIYSGDIYQINFTQRFQCILNRSPYTIYERLRSTNPAPFASYMNFGEGEIICCSPERFIQVRDGTIETRPIKGTIARGTTPKEDMKNRKILETSEKDKSELLMIVDLERNDIGRISETGSVKVTELFSIEEYATVFQQVATITGKLKNDISTADILKATFPGGSITGAPKIRAMEIIDELEPTARNIYTGSIGYIGFDGSIDLNIVIRTILCKENNGYFQVGGGIVWDSDPESEYQESLLKGKALKEALMWRE; the protein is encoded by the coding sequence ATGCTAGTAAAAGAACTCATTACCACCCTCGATACAGGGAGTCTTTTTAAAAAATTCAAAGACGATAGATATCCAATTATTTTAGAGAGTCAGAAGGACCCTGGGAAATTGGGAAGGTATAGCTTTATAATGTCAGAACCCTTTCTCGTGATAAAATCAAAGGAAGACAGTATAGAGGTCTGGGAGGAAAGTTTCAAGAAGACCATAAAGGGCGACCCTCTGGATACAGTTCAGAAATTGCTCGATAAATACAAGGTAGTTGAAAAATCTCACATTCCTTTTACAGGAGGTGCCGCAGGTTATTTGTCATACGACCTCTGCCATCATATAGAGTCTCTTCCCAAAACAGTGACAGATGACGTCGATATTCCCGATCTTTTCCTAGGATTTTACGACGGTATCCTAGCGGTAGATCACTTAGAAAACAAAAAATACCTAATAGCTCATGGGTTTAAAGAAGATGCTGGCAAAATAATAGAAAAATTGAAAATCAAAACAGAGAAAGAAATAGGTCTGCACCGAGACAAAACTGATGAAAAAGAGACTGAATTCCATAGTAATATGGATAAAAGATCTTATCTTGACTCTATACAGAAGGTAAAGGACTACATATATTCTGGAGATATATATCAGATTAATTTTACTCAGAGATTTCAATGCATACTTAACAGGTCCCCCTACACCATCTACGAGAGGCTGAGGTCTACGAACCCCGCCCCCTTTGCAAGCTATATGAATTTTGGTGAGGGGGAGATAATCTGCTGTTCCCCAGAAAGATTTATACAGGTGAGGGACGGGACAATAGAAACCAGGCCCATAAAAGGTACCATCGCAAGGGGAACCACTCCAAAAGAGGATATGAAAAACAGAAAAATTTTAGAAACCAGCGAAAAGGACAAATCGGAACTCCTTATGATCGTAGATCTAGAAAGAAATGATATAGGCAGGATATCAGAGACCGGAAGTGTAAAAGTTACGGAACTTTTCAGTATAGAGGAATATGCCACCGTATTTCAGCAGGTGGCCACTATTACAGGAAAACTAAAAAATGATATTTCTACAGCAGATATTTTAAAAGCCACCTTCCCCGGTGGTTCCATAACTGGAGCCCCAAAAATAAGGGCTATGGAGATAATCGACGAATTAGAACCCACAGCCAGAAACATCTATACCGGATCTATCGGTTATATAGGGTTTGACGGGAGTATCGATCTGAATATTGTTATCCGTACTATTCTGTGCAAAGAAAATAACGGTTATTTCCAGGTGGGCGGTGGTATAGTATGGGATTCTGACCCTGAAAGTGAATATCAGGAGAGCCTCCTGAAAGGAAAAGCTCTTAAAGAAGCTCTTATGTGGAGGGAATAG
- a CDS encoding sodium ion-translocating decarboxylase subunit beta, translating to MDFYTSTGFYGINMGSILMMIVACIFMYLAIVKGFEPLLLVPISFGMLLTNLPFAGLMAEPLMEVKEHLTATGAVQYVVHTAEPGGLLYYLFQGDHLGIFPPLIFMGVGAMTDFGPLIANPKSLLLGAAAQFGIFVTFLGAIGSGLFTAQEAASIGIIGGADGPTAIFLSSKLAPHLMGPIAVAAYSYMALVPIIQPPIMTALTSEKERKIKMSQLRMVTKKEKVIFPIVVTIIVSLIVPPAATLIGMLMLGNLFRECGVVGRLEDTAKNALINIITIFLGVTVGATATAEAFLKVETLAILALGVVAFGIGTGSGVLLAKLMNKMSKTPINPLLGSAGVSAVPMAARVSQVVGQKADPSNFLLMHAMGPNVAGVIGSAVSAGVLLSLFG from the coding sequence ATGGATTTTTATACAAGCACAGGGTTCTATGGTATAAATATGGGTTCCATCTTAATGATGATAGTTGCCTGTATTTTCATGTACCTTGCAATAGTAAAAGGGTTTGAGCCGTTATTATTGGTTCCTATCTCTTTTGGAATGCTTCTTACAAACCTTCCCTTTGCCGGTCTTATGGCAGAGCCTTTAATGGAAGTTAAAGAGCACTTGACAGCCACAGGAGCTGTGCAGTATGTAGTTCATACAGCAGAGCCTGGAGGATTACTTTACTACCTATTCCAAGGTGACCACTTGGGGATTTTCCCACCGTTAATCTTCATGGGTGTAGGGGCGATGACAGACTTCGGTCCGTTAATTGCAAATCCTAAATCACTTCTTCTTGGAGCAGCAGCTCAGTTTGGAATCTTCGTTACTTTCCTAGGAGCTATAGGTTCTGGACTGTTTACAGCTCAGGAAGCGGCTTCAATCGGAATCATCGGTGGAGCAGACGGACCTACTGCAATCTTCCTTTCTTCAAAACTGGCTCCGCACCTAATGGGACCAATAGCTGTAGCAGCTTATTCATATATGGCGCTTGTACCAATCATTCAGCCGCCAATCATGACAGCTCTTACAAGTGAAAAAGAGAGAAAGATAAAGATGTCTCAACTTAGAATGGTAACAAAGAAAGAGAAAGTAATCTTCCCTATCGTAGTTACTATCATAGTATCTCTAATAGTACCTCCAGCAGCAACTCTAATCGGAATGTTAATGCTTGGAAACCTATTCAGAGAATGTGGAGTAGTAGGAAGACTAGAAGATACAGCGAAGAATGCGCTTATCAACATAATCACAATCTTCCTAGGAGTAACAGTTGGAGCAACAGCAACAGCTGAAGCCTTCCTAAAAGTAGAAACTTTAGCTATCCTAGCACTAGGAGTAGTAGCCTTTGGAATAGGAACAGGATCAGGAGTACTTCTTGCTAAGCTTATGAATAAGATGAGCAAGACACCTATAAATCCATTACTAGGATCTGCAGGAGTATCTGCAGTACCAATGGCAGCAAGGGTATCACAGGTAGTGGGACAGAAAGCTGACCCATCAAACTTCCTACTGATGCATGCAATGGGACCAAACGTTGCAGGAGTAATAGGATCTGCAGTATCTGCAGGGGTATTACTTTCACTGTTTGGATAA
- the ttdB gene encoding L(+)-tartrate dehydratase subunit beta has product MDKKIILKTPISDKDIENIKAGDVVYLDGHITTCRDVAHRRLIEEGRELPVDVRNGAILHAGPIVKTIDAENEKYQMISVGPTTSMRMEKFEEEFIEQTGVKLIVGKGGMGEGTMRACQKHKALHLVYPAGNAVIAATQVEEIESAQWKDLGMPETLWTCRVKEFGPLIVSIDTHGNNLYEQNKIIFNKRKDEVYEEISKKVGFIK; this is encoded by the coding sequence ATGGATAAAAAGATAATATTAAAAACTCCTATATCCGACAAAGATATTGAAAATATCAAAGCTGGAGACGTCGTTTATTTAGACGGACATATAACCACTTGTCGTGACGTAGCCCACAGAAGATTAATAGAAGAAGGGAGAGAACTTCCCGTAGATGTTAGGAACGGGGCTATTTTACACGCAGGTCCTATTGTTAAAACTATAGATGCAGAAAATGAAAAATATCAAATGATTTCAGTAGGACCTACAACTAGTATGAGAATGGAAAAGTTTGAAGAGGAATTTATTGAACAAACAGGTGTTAAGCTAATTGTTGGAAAAGGTGGAATGGGAGAAGGTACCATGAGAGCTTGCCAAAAGCACAAAGCACTGCATTTAGTTTATCCTGCTGGAAACGCTGTTATCGCAGCTACCCAAGTTGAAGAGATAGAAAGTGCCCAGTGGAAAGATTTAGGTATGCCAGAAACTTTGTGGACTTGCAGAGTAAAAGAATTTGGACCATTAATTGTCTCAATAGACACTCATGGAAACAACCTATATGAGCAAAATAAAATTATATTTAACAAAAGAAAAGACGAAGTTTATGAGGAAATATCTAAAAAAGTAGGTTTCATTAAATAA
- a CDS encoding OadG family protein — protein MNITELMTLFSNPESIKTLTMGDKMMGVGVTVILGMGITITALIFIQFLIGMMTKLMAEKPKEAVVTKETPTAPLKPDVNDPELMAAISAAVAAKMGISQKSIVKTVVEKR, from the coding sequence ATGAATATTACAGAGCTTATGACACTATTTTCTAACCCAGAAAGTATTAAAACCCTGACTATGGGAGATAAAATGATGGGAGTGGGTGTGACTGTAATCCTTGGAATGGGTATAACAATTACAGCACTTATATTCATACAATTTCTTATAGGAATGATGACAAAATTAATGGCTGAGAAACCAAAAGAGGCAGTGGTTACCAAAGAGACTCCAACGGCTCCACTGAAGCCAGATGTCAACGATCCTGAACTGATGGCGGCTATATCTGCTGCAGTTGCTGCAAAGATGGGGATCTCACAAAAGAGTATTGTGAAAACAGTAGTTGAGAAAAGATAG